GTCAAAGATTGATTTGTGAAGGACACTCGTCtattattgtatgtaatttgaattttaaaaccaaaataataattactcaaattgatttttttaatgacgcTGTTGTTTGACAATTTATCTaactcataaatattaatattttcagcaAATGAGctgcaattaaaaatatttcaatagttatgtttattattgttttgttttttgtgacatacaaataacttatttaatgatataaaatatacctatacTTTAACTGATTTCAAAAATCTTAAAGAATGTAGTTTGACTTgtgttttctaaaaaaaaattgtgaattcGTCTAAATCCATCACAATCATATAAAAGGCACTCCGAGACACAATTTTGCGTCTCTATCAACATACCTACATTCGTCCCGGATCGTATTTTgtcctaaatatattataggttacatacattacatagtACAGTTCTATAATGGTGCCTtagttcttaatttaaaattaaataaacagctCAACCTCgcattacaattttaagtactaACTTAACCTACTTGATATtgaattccttttttaaacgCGACGTTGCTATTGGCTGATTCGACGCTTAAAAAGCTTTGACGCCCCTTCACAGCCCCTGCCCTTTTAATCTTTTTATAGTTCCCGTTTTTTATAAACGTTAAAAATCTCGTAGGGGAGTGAGTACATATTTACACTTACATTCAACTACAtagcataaaataatacatacgtTAAATACCTATGAACCATGAAGCTATCAATTctgttataaatacaatagtttttataacacACTTTCTAATAAAATTGCTCTGATTGTTTACGATAATTCCCAATCATAAAAGTGAAAGCGacataatagttaataaacaaacataaaaatcgCATTACCGTATTAACTGAATAGGAAAACAATCTCATTTGCCTGCGTTCCCTTTTATAGGCAATAACACAAAACATCtagatttataacaataacgGCGCGCCctgacttatttttttattattaatatcgtATAAACAATAACTTAATAACTTGATCCCCACCCACAGTAGCTCGATTCGTATTGGTTCTGGTAAAAATAGGCTGTGGGGGTGAGAACGAGATAGATGCATCGCTGTCTCCTTCTCGCACTAGAAAACTCGACGGCGTCTATGTAGAATACTTATCGATGTTTGGGGCATAAAAATTGACAGATTTTTTTCAGTTCATTGTGAGAAGTGGCTTAGATCACACGGATTCCTGACACTCCCGCGTTGGCTtgtcttaaaaaaattctctATCGTAGTGTTTAATAGTGAAGTTACTGTTTGATGAAAACGATTTGTGTGTGGTTTATATTTGCTGTATTATAACGGGAAGGTGAGGAACTgtgtttatttactatttatatgtACGAGTAAATGATaagaattttaagtattttaggatcaactaaatatataaaaaattataataaaataatattaattgaacaTACGAGCAAGCAGTGAGAAAACGTGATCAagcaattttctattttttactAGCTTTAGCAATTTAAGCAAAACACAATTACATAAGAAGGTTGCGAAATTTCacctacttttaataaatatgcctatacaatatttacaattcgaagaatttataatattttttattatgtataatacgTATAATTTGTTGTTGTGTTATTACTTGTTAGTACTTGTAGTTATTGTAATGTTTAGTAATAATGCATATCTACTGTAGGTAATGGAATTTGGACAACATTGAGGATATTTCTTGTCAATCAACTCGGTTCTAGCTAGTGCTACAATTGAGGTCATATAATATTGTAGAAAGTATATCCCTTGTACAACCAGATATAGAGTACTATCTATGAACCATATGAAAAATAAGgatacatttattaagtaaaagtttttttatttatatttgtttgttaacaGGTATGCTAAGTTGTGCATCCCCCGCCGGCATGCCGCCAGCAACGCATGCGCATACATCTTCGTGGGGCAATCTTTTACAACAGCCTCCTATCATTGTAAGTACGATATTTATTCCTTCCTACACCTATTCCTATTACTACACCTATTCTTTGCTACAATATTTCTTgatgctatttttttataataaataaaatacattgaaCGCGATTGCCTCAAATGGATGGAGCaacacttaattttatttaattacaaaggAAACCACGagattctttttaaataaacattaaacattatCATTAGTAAAGGTTCTTCAAAAACGATCAACAAATGTTCTacattgttttaaacgataattTTATGGCTATTTGTCAATTAACAACAAGTAATTAGTCGCTTCAAAGAAAGGCCGATGTCGTTGAAATCAAATAAATGCGGCAGTTTTTAGATGCTTAATTAAGATCACATTAGTTGTCAAGTGACCcgcattatttaattactcaTAAGATAAGTAACCACACAAACAACTGGtaaggaaaatattaaaattattgagtTCTCTAAaacattcttttgttttagaaaTCAGAGCCAATGGAAGACGGAAGCTTCGCGAAGGAACAAACTAGCGGCTTCTACTCAGAAGGTTTTCACAGTGCATCACCATCATCTTCAAGCAAGGATTCTAACGGACACTCACCAAGAAGTGTCGGAAGCGGCGGAGAGCCTGCATCATTCTATGACACCATGACACTCAAGGCTAAGGCTAATCTCGGTATGCATTTGGATGCTTATCGTAATGGACTGCCTTATAGTTTACTCACTCCGCCTGGTTTTGAGAATCGTGCTGCTGATGAACGCGGAGCTTCTCCAAGCTACGAGGCTTCGTATTCCCCAAGGACTTTACCTAACCCTGTCCATGTGTCAACACCAATATCGCGAGCAGACGCTACACCACCGAAATCACCAAGAACCCCTTCCTCGCCTGATAGAGATCatgaaagaaaaacattcGATCGCTTTCAAGATTCTGGCTTTGATGGTATGggccaaaataaaaatgatgacGAGGGTAGAGAGGGTTCAGGATTCGAAGATGATTTCGATGATGAACCCGGCCTGCGTGTCCCAGCTGTTAACTCTCATGGTAAAGTAAAAACTTTCAAATGCAAACAGTGTGAATTTGTAGCCGTCACAAAACTAAGCTTCTGGGAACATAGTAAAGAGCACATTAAGCCTGAGAAAATGCTAACATGCAGAAAATGCCCCTTTGTCACAGAATATAAGCATCATTTGGAATATCATATGAGGAATCACTTGGGATCAAAACCCTTCCAATGTTCACAATGCTCTTATTCCTGTGTTAACAAATCCATGCTTAACTCACATCTGAAATCTCACTCAAATATATACCAATACCGTTGTGCCGATTGTAACTATGCGACAAAATACTGTCACTCTCTGAAACTTCATTTACGGAAATATAAACACAGTCCAGCTATGGTGCTAAATTTAGATGGGACGCCCAACCCTCTCCCAATTATCGACGTATACGGCACTCGGCGTGGACCAAAACAAAAGCCATTAACGAAAATGTTCGAACAACAACCATGTAGTAACAGTCAGTCGCAACATCCACCGCCGACGCATTCTCTATTTGGCAGTCATTTCCCTGTTAATTTACCATACCTACCACCACTACTACCTCCATCATTTCTGTTCCCACCGAATAACAACTTTGAACAAAGAACTTCACCCAACTTATCTGAAACAAGGGAGATGAGACAGTCTATTTCACCACAATCAATTCTACAACAACGTTTGTCATATTCCGAACGCCCGTCGGAGAACAACCCGTCTCCTCCTCCAGCGAAATCTCCGGCTACCTCTCCCCAGACACCCACATCTCATACGAACACTCAATCACAAGGAAACGGTGCTCTAGACCTAACTAACACTAAAACGAGTGAAGCAGGGTCCCCTCCGCCAGCAGAACGCCCAACACCATTAACACCTACCACGGCTTTGAAAAATCGTCGAAAAGGCCGCGCATTTAAATTGCAACCGGCAGCCTTAAGACTACAACATGAAGATAATAAAATGGAAGCTGAAGGATCAGATGCAGAATCAGAAGCTTCAAATGAAGTTCCATCGTTGTCGTCCGCCCACAATGCGTATACCTGCCAGTATTGTGACATTACATTCGGCGATCTCACTATGCACACAATACATATGGGATTCCATGGATACAATGATCCCTTTATGTGTAACAAGTGTGGTGAGCGGAGCCCCGATCGTGTGGCATTTTTCATTCATCTCGGTCGAGCCCAACATGCCTAGCTCCCCAAAATGCCGTCTCCTCCCTAGTCAGTGCGTACTTGAGCTTTTGTGTTTAAAGTAGGGctgtagaaataaaaatataatataaattatgcttATCTGTAACCAAAGACAACATTGTCCTATTGTAgattaaatagatattttggAATGGGCTAGATTATAAGTAGTTGTAAAAAGGATTTGCCACAAATGTATAAACTATAGAATATAGTCATTTATATAACCATGTGTTAAagtatagtttaatattaatgtatattaggTGAAAGTGACCAAACGTTTACGAAGACTGTGTCTCTTAATAAGTACAAATTGTAGTCACTTTGTGTGACTTTTCTTTAAGCTGTGTACAATGTTAACTGCGGTGAAGTTACCTATTAGTATAACGTTAAAATTAGCCATAGTTGGGTtcgaaattgtattttaacgtTACGTGTAAGTCTATCAGAGTGTAACTATTTATAgaagagatttattttattaatttattatttagtgtaCTTTTCCTATTGTTTCCTTAATATAATTGGTATGAGTTCTGTCGAAGGCATTTTAGATTGtgtaaagtatattttcttttacggAAACCAATGTAaccttttgtattttattgagaTATATTGTGTGCtggaaacaataaaaacatcgaTTCAATTTcaagcattttatttaaatcacttAATGCTTTAAAACCAGGAGCggaagagcagtgttggcctagtcgCTTCATCGtgctactctcatccctgaggtcgtgagTTCAATACCCACCTATGCACAAACTTTCTTTGTCTTTGCGCATTTAAACATGGCCCGAACGGTGTaggaaaatatcgtaaggaaaccttatatgtaaaaagtcgacagtgtgtgtcaggcacagaaggctgatcacttacttgcctattagattgacaaatgatcatgaaatacgTTCACAAATCTGAGACTTGgacctaaaaagttgtagtgccactgctTTATTTTCCTTCATTTTAAACTCAATAAAAACCGtcgttaaaatgtaaaattttcaactttaatttaatgactCAAAATAGTcactttttttagttttagttaatagtaaaaactatGAAAAAGATACCGCATACGCTAGggtcataaattaattctagtTTTTCGCTCACTTCAAGAGTATTAACCAAATTGGATTTAGACCTACTTTTAACAACTAGACGGTAGCGGAACATCCTAAAAATAAAGTCTTTTGTTTCAAACTTTATTGTTTTGAAGTCTATTTTTTTAGagaacaataaaaattgtatgtcaCCGTTACGGGTAAAAACTGACGATGAATATTCATGAGGACTGATCGTTTTCCGATGTCTCGAACGTActgagaatattaaaaaaaataacagcaTTGTTATAGCAAAAAGAGTTGTCACGGTCAtagacaaattttaaaatttgttttacaatatagttatcaaatatttaaaactagaaTGGATTAACAATaccgtttttaaatttattgttaatccattccagtattatttattatgtcagttgtgttaatttttgcaacgaagtgttaattaataaataaatcctgtcgctaaatatttcaaagtgaattataaaaaaaaaacattatgacATAAATGTAGTCCGGCAAagtgtgttatatttttaatggtaAAGTAATTCTCTAAGCGCTGGGTGAAATTTTGCCGATTTATAATTACACCAAATTTGgtgtaattataaatgaatgaatgaatccGCTTCAATCCATGCGAATTTTGCATAAGTTGCATTGCAAAGTGATGAatcagtttataatattattcaacacttaaatatttgacaaaGACAAACAATTTTAAGCGTTTCTCGACTCCCGTGTGATGTTTCTTAGCGATGACAGATTATAAATACCTCGTAATTGTCATTAGGTTCAATATGATGACAGCCAAAGGCACTTTTAAATACTGGTTTTATTAAGATTGAAAATAACACTAAgttcataaaacattttagttaaattttcacattttaaaattctccGTCGCAAAATAGCTCCTATCAGGTGTTGGAATAGACCTTACGAGActgatattatgtaaaatatgatAGCTCTACCAAAAACACTAcattacagtattttttatgtttgtgtgCACAATTTTTTATGGAACCTTGATCACCTTACACGTTTAAGCAAAACTAACATTCGCAATTTTAATGCGTACCTCTTGTAACAGGAGTACCTTTTTGCCTTATAATCACCATCTTCTGGGACTATAATTGATATTTCTCCAAAGCCTACGTTGTTGTGTTCTACGCCTATTATTCCGCCGGTTGAATCCTTGAATTTGACGGCATGTGCGATGGATCTTTACGATGCATTATATGTTGTAGTTTACTTGACTATCTCTAATCAAAACCACATCTACAATATATcttacacataatatatagttagatatattattggacaaatacatattatattttaacagtaaACTGTGAGATTCAATAATAAGTACTATATTACAGGTTAGAAAGCGATTGACACTCATTCCGTTAATGcctcaatatattttaatgtagtttTAATGAGGTGAGAAAAGGAGTAAAAAAGTGTATAAAGAGCAGACTTTTTCTTACAAAGTAACAATTAAAtgcaatcaatcaataaaacatattaacggatttcaaataaaaactttgcTAATTATTAAGTCAATGACGTGTTTTCGTTAggtctataaattaaataatcagtAATATCCATTGTATTTAGATGTGTCTctcgttttatttttttatatttaaaaacagtttGACTTTTTGCTTTGCTCGAAATTCAAAAATGCCTTAGAATTATAATTcgatttacttttaatattttaattgcactGCGgccctttattattataatgcagCGGTAATATGTATacagtaaatattgtttaaaaactaaaaattcataatttctaTCCTAATTGTGACgtgagtaattaaaaaaaatatgataagtggcattttatgttaaaatgtttaatttttaaacataaattatttttttataattttcaaaacgtttaattttttattttaattacattaaatttttattacacgCCATTATGAATGGTTCGTTAATTTCTAGTGCCTTTTATCGCTTATTATATTCGTTCTATATGATAAACGTTTTTGTTAAGTCTACGTGAATTCAACAACAAAATGGTCATAAATGTTCAATGTACAAAGTTCTTTTCAGATAGAATCACATTTAATTACATAGAGATATAGTATGAGTCTTTATattggtttaaataaatacaaaaacaaattctaAACGTACTGGCAACCCTGGACTGGTGCTTTTCTCGCTCAACGGAAAAGTATCGCAATACTGCGAGGATATACTGTCAGCATTAAAGTTACACTGCCACGggaattattaatgttattatattattatcatacaataaatttatgaaatcaGACAATTAGAGAACTTACTATacactaaaattttaattatttagccGTCATCAACTTCGttagttaagttaattttaatagaacactTCATTATGTTTTGTCTGGCAGTCGTGGAATCCATGGTAACGTGTACCAATAGTTCCAAAACTGTTAGATACTATgggtaaaattataatagtacTCAGTACTCTGACTTCTGGGTAAACGTTATACcccatattaatatatatatatatgccttTTTTATACgttgataataatacatttaagttagccagcgttaaaggtacatttCCAAAgggacaaaactttttaatgttgTTTAGGTTTtctaggttaagaatattgtaaatactatatatttgtgtgttgaaataaatatttatgttaatttaggTCCTTGTTCTAATTCGTATGACGAGTCACAATCTCGACTTGAGCGCCAAATATGTCAAACTCCATACAGATAAAATCGTTTGAAGCTACGAAGATTTACGTTTTATTGAGGTCTTAGCGCCGTAGTGTTATAGTTAGATAATGTTTACGCAATaggaattaaaattacttattgaCAATCGAAAAGGCCATAATTCTTACAAAGGAATAGATTTGAGTAAAAAATCGACTATCATAATTCATCAAAAGGCGGCGCCAAAAACACCGATTAGAACACAAATGATCACTAATTTGCAATTTTTCACACACACCCACGCAATAACTGGCTTTAAAAATAGACGATCAATCAATTCGCTAAAAAACTTAAAGGTCCAAAAGAAATTCTATAGCTATTAAAACGCTTTTAATTTGACAAGAAATTTACGgacaaaaacaacaattacCAAGCAATTAatgttcaatattatatagttcacagctattatatataatagttcaAAAACCAAATTATTCCTATTCAATTACCGAAATGTTTTACATTATCAGTCTGATgacgttataaataatagcGTGACTAATTCATAAATCAAatcagttttataatttgtagataCTATTTGGTCTTgctatatcaaaatataatttcgatGCTATGAAAATCAATACATGcgtgatttaatttaaaaatcgaatcgAAGATCTCTGCCAAAAAATTCAATGTTCTGGCAATTGACCGGTCAAAACATTTTCGGTTTTCTTTTAGAATTACAATAGTCACAGTATGCATGTTGTAACATCAATGCGTACTATCTgcacttttgtaaataacattgTACATATTGttagaaactaatatttttattttatacagcttattttcaattaaattcataacacATGTTCATAACTATCCTACTCTAAGTTCTCTCGCTAAGTGAATGTACtttaagaaataaagtatCTTTGAATTACGGTGACCTTATTTTGTCCCTATATGCGTAATATACGTTAGATTCTAATAACCCACAGTGGCAAATAGTGCAAcaggtataaaatatatcaaataccTAAACCCTACTTAGAGGTACTTAAATGTGTAACAAAAGCCTTCATAAAACGTAGATTAAAAGCGGTAAAcctgtattttaatttcaacaaaGGCATATGCTCCGTTGACCGCGCTCCCGTTtcgaaataaaaagttaaattgcAAATGTTAAGGCGGTACGGAGGCGGCACGCTTCGACCTCAAATGTACGGAATTTTTTCTTCAAACTTTTTTCGATGACAGCTGCTCGATGACCACTCATAGTGTTCAGGCTTTTTGTGAAACGGTTACGTGATACCATGATTGAAGAGGTCTTAAGATATTGGCAGCTGGTTAGCCGcgtttataactaaaatagataaaatgttGCAAAAGAGATACAAAAGATAAATCCTTTTCGTCTGTATATCACCGGAAACGAGAAAACttataaactgttttttttttaattacagcaCTACTAAAATGCCGTATGTGTTAAACAATTCTTATTCATCAAATATGTCTTATTACAGTGTTTTAACTCAAGTAAGTATTCAGTGGGTGTTTTATCTGTAGTTTTGTTTAGATACGCCGCGACAAATCTAAATCGTATTTGTAGTAAGCTATGATTATTActgtatgaattttttttttttggttttacaAATTAAGTGACAAATCAccgaaaatgtatttttttatgtacaactgtgaaaattaaaatttaggatTCTTAATTCGTTATGGTTACAATCTTAACTATTAttacaattcaattaaacTTAAGCTTATAATCAActgttcattttaaaaattatctgttattattctagtatattATTCTAGTTATAGTCTAGTGTAATTGTACACTGTTCAAAGTtcaaatatctaaataatttgCATCAGCTTAAAGATATCTGAtcaacaaaatgttttaaaacataatccTGTAAATAAATGGGGCCCATAGATTACATTTGGTTTTCTGAGAAGCTTAGACACTTGCTTAATCTGTGATCAGCCACATGCATTATTTGGTGACACGTGTTTCGCGTTcggttttttaatttctatagaGATTTTTTCACGCGCTTTATGCACTGGCAGGTGTGTTTTAAGAAactgtttttgtgtattttttaaatatgtaggGGTTCAAAACAAAGTACCTTAACCTGAACTATTCGTTGAAATAAACTACAAGTCGAATTGTGTATCGGATTGTCGATGTTAATGCTGC
The genomic region above belongs to Pieris brassicae chromosome 9, ilPieBrab1.1, whole genome shotgun sequence and contains:
- the LOC123714158 gene encoding protein hunchback, giving the protein MLSCASPAGMPPATHAHTSSWGNLLQQPPIIKSEPMEDGSFAKEQTSGFYSEGFHSASPSSSSKDSNGHSPRSVGSGGEPASFYDTMTLKAKANLGMHLDAYRNGLPYSLLTPPGFENRAADERGASPSYEASYSPRTLPNPVHVSTPISRADATPPKSPRTPSSPDRDHERKTFDRFQDSGFDGMGQNKNDDEGREGSGFEDDFDDEPGLRVPAVNSHGKVKTFKCKQCEFVAVTKLSFWEHSKEHIKPEKMLTCRKCPFVTEYKHHLEYHMRNHLGSKPFQCSQCSYSCVNKSMLNSHLKSHSNIYQYRCADCNYATKYCHSLKLHLRKYKHSPAMVLNLDGTPNPLPIIDVYGTRRGPKQKPLTKMFEQQPCSNSQSQHPPPTHSLFGSHFPVNLPYLPPLLPPSFLFPPNNNFEQRTSPNLSETREMRQSISPQSILQQRLSYSERPSENNPSPPPAKSPATSPQTPTSHTNTQSQGNGALDLTNTKTSEAGSPPPAERPTPLTPTTALKNRRKGRAFKLQPAALRLQHEDNKMEAEGSDAESEASNEVPSLSSAHNAYTCQYCDITFGDLTMHTIHMGFHGYNDPFMCNKCGERSPDRVAFFIHLGRAQHA